GCTACGTTCCTCCAGTTCGACCTTGTAGTTATTGAATTCCCTCCTGAACTTGGATATTAATTGGGTCTCGTCATCCCTTAGCTTCCGTTCATATTTGTCAGTTAGTTCTTTTAAGGCTTCTGCAGTCTTTGCAGAGACGCCTTCACGAACCGCTGCATCAAAATCTTTATTAAATTCGAGTACGGAAACTGTGAGTCTCTGGTGAGCTTCAGTTATATCGCTCAGttgttctttggcaacCGCTATTTTTTGGTCGTTGATCACTTTTATGGTATCGTTGAGTTCCTTGACCAAATCACCAAACTTGGATGAGGCCGCCAAGTCCGAATCCAAGGCGACGCTAATAGGATTCAGATAAACTAGTACAGCATCGTTTTTGGCGGTCGAATTAGCGCTACCAACGTCTTTGTTCTCAATGCTAGCTGGCACTGTAGCTTTCAAACCGCTTTCGTCAGCGTCTTGCGCCTTGACACCTTCGTTGGGTACGGAGCTCACCTTTCCTCCTAGCATACCACCGAACTTGTTTCTCAACTCTTCCAAGGTCAGGGGATGAAACGACATAGTTGCATCCCGATACGACTCGAATGAATCGACTAGCGTCTCTGCGAACGGGACGTTCTCGACAAACAAATCGCCAAAGTCATCGTTGTACTGGGACAGCGCAACCCCCCCAGCGTAAAACAGAGAAATAGCGACAGAGCTCCTAACCAGGAACCGACGGAACGGGTGAGATTTTGGCGCCGCCGGTCTCACCGTGCCTGTGTTGATGGACGCTAGGCTTCTCTTGGTCACCGCATGCTTCACCAGAGAGGGTGACTTAGATTTCAGCATATTGAAAGATcagctttttcaaatcGGAGCCCAAAAAATCGCTTATTCACCCTTCGGAGTGTACGCACCAATTGTTCCCCTTCACTTGTTCAACAGGTATCGTAGTTTCGACACTAGCGGCGGAAGAAGTGGTCTCCAGTCTGTGCCCGAAGCGAATTTGGGCCGCGACACCATCCCAAGTTTATAATTGGGTAAAAGTCACGTGCCATGACATCCGCCAGCGTAAACTCTCACCATCGGGCGACTTCACGGTAGCTTGGCGGCTCGACTGTTCAGCGCTGTGTGCCTCGCATTCAATTCAAGCTCTTCCCTCAGCGTACGGTCAGCTTTTATCCCGGTTAAGCGCTGAGCCTTCAACGACCCGGCAGAGACACCGCAGATACGAAAAATGGAGGAGTTCATCATGTAGGGCTATCGGATTTGCTGTCCGTAGCATCCCGGCAGCATGCAATACGCACCTCGCACTGCTGATCCTGGGATCTCGGCGCCTAAAGCGACAGATCGCGGATCCAGCGCTGCAGgaatcttcttgatcttgctcAAAGCAGCGCCAACGCCTCTCTGCTCTTGAAACCGGTATTTATCTCTGCTTGTTGTGTCTGTAAAgtggttgttgttgttgaacTAGGAGAAGGCGGACCTCGCGGAGGTCGGCGGCTAACGCCACCCAGGACATAAAAGAGGCAAACACCGTAGACCGCTTTGAATCGATATTCAATCAAACTAGGGTTGCGAGAAGGATTGATTGTGGTGGTAGTTGCACGGTAGCGCATGGAAGTCATATAGAGACAGAAGCGCCTGGTCTATCGGTCAGCGGCATTGAAGAGACTCTGATCTCGGCCGCGAAACTCGCTCTGATGTGACTGAAAGGAAGCTTCACAGCAGGCAGCGCCTATCAGTGCCATATCGGAGACGCTCGCTGGCTTTCGATCACCAGAACGCCGGTCTTGTCCTGTTTCACCGCAGAGGTGCGAGAGTTGATGGAAAAAGCTGCCGGCAGCCCAACTAAAGATGGAGGACGCTTATTCGAGGGTATCGGAGGATGCCGACGGCTCTCGAAGGCCCAGGAATCGATAGTGGTTAAAGAGTGAGGTATCACGTGGAATACGTTTAGTGTCGGTCAAAGGAGAAGTGCTTATTTAAGCCTCTTGATAGCTGAAGTATGGACTGCAATTCATCGGGAAGATCTGGAAATCGAGTGATGTTGCAATTTAAGTTGGTGCTGCTGGGTGATTCTTCTGTGGGGAAGTCTTCGATCGTTTACAGGTTTGTCAAGGACTCATTTGATGAGTTTCGTGAAAGCACTATAGGTGCAGCGTTTCTATCTCAGACGATTAAGATCAGTGGGTCTAGTGAACAATCAGAAACGGTGATAAAATTTGAGATCTGGGATACAGCGGGACAGGAACGGTACAAGTCACTGGCTCCGATGTACTATAGGAATGCGAACGCAGCATTGGTGGTCTATGACGTTACGCAGCAGGACTCTTTGACCAAGGCACGGGCTTGGGTTAACGAACTGAAGAATAAGGTGGGAGACGAGGATCTAGTCATTTGCCTGGTTGGGAACAAGATTGACCTGTGCGATGGTGATGAGGACAAGAGAGCTGTGGAGACGGGAGAAGCCAGGGATTATGCAGCAGAACAAAGTCTTTTATTCTACGAAGTCAGTGCCAAAACTGGGTCCGGAGTCAGACAGATATTTGAGAGCATAGGAGAAAAATTATATGAAACGAAGAAGGATGAGCTTGCAGCTGCCAGGAATCGACAGATGGGATCTTCGAAAGACCAGGTCAACGTGCAATTGCAAAGACCTTCGACAAACGACCCCACATCGTGCTGCTACTGATCGAGGCATCTAGTTTTACCACATTAAATAAGTTGTCTTATCGGTAACCGAGATAAGAATTGCATGTTTACTACATATATCACGGTTGCATTACGCCAATTGGAAGCAAAGAGGATACGAAGACAGTTTAGTTCTTGAGagctttcaagatcaactCTCCCGCTTTCTTAACACCCTCAGAGGTACCTCTAATGTAAACAACGTCGTTCACCTTGTCGGATCTCTTTGGTACATTGATAATAGTGCCTGAAGCTTCTCTAATCTTCTTAATGTTCGAACCACCTGGGCCAACGATTTTGTTGAATTTCTTGGTATCAGAACTCCAGATGTAGCCAGCAGAGGTGGCCTGAGGAGCAAGAGCgattctttcttcaatcagTTGGACAGCTTTGTTGATTGCGGATTGCTTTTTGTTAGCCTCATCTTTTCCGTCTTCCTTTTGCTCTTCTCCTTCCCCTAAGATGGCAGTCAAATCGACTGGTTCGTAGCTCAGTCTCCAAGAAATTTCGCCCACCTCGTTGGAATCGTCTAACGTAACGTCTTCAATGGTAAATTTGATTTTCTCCTCATCAGAACCACGAACTCTTTCGGTAGGAATGTTCAAGGCTTTACGTGAAATCTTGTTAGCCTTCTTTGCGCCGTTACCATGTCTCACGTTGATTGAGAGTTCAGTTCTTAAGTTTTGGATGAAAGCACCGCGCTCGGAAACGAATTCATGCAAGTTTGCAGGAACGGAGAGCTCATGGTCAAAGTTGTCTCGGATGATCTCAGAAAGTATTTTGGATTTAGCTTTCTCGACATTATCTGGTAATCCTTGCAAAGTCACCTTGCCAGATTCGCCTTTATTTGGAACATTCAAGATGACATTGAACTCAGACTCCAGTTGGCGGCGAACGACACCTCCAGGCCCAATCAAGGCACCCTGTCTTTCTGCAGGAATGTCTAATTCGGCTTTGATGCTGTTTTCGccttcttcgacaagcttcttgatttcctTAACGACGATATCGACAAATTTCTTGGGACCCTCAACCTTAATCAATTGAGAATCGGAGTTTGCATTAGGGACATCAACGGTTTTGTTCCTGTATTCGTCACCGCCAGCCTTGGAAATAATTTCCCTAAGTGTACGCCCACCAGCGCCCACAATAGTCTTGTGGTATTTGCGGTCAATATCCAGCGTTTCTTTGACGAAATCAGAGGCTTCGGCAACAATATCCTTAACTTTCTTGGTCGCGTCCTGAATGGCTTGGCGGGAACCAGTAATCTCAAGTTCAACCTCGCCCGATTCCTGCACTTGACTGTCAGTAGTCTTTTGTAGGAAATCCATTTCGACAGCGAATTCAGCCCTGATGTCGTTGATCATATCACCATTCTTACCGATAATGCGTGGAACATGCTCAGCTGGAACTTTGATGATCGATTTATGACCATTTTCCATTTCAAAATCCAGCAAAGCTTCCAACTCTTGGTATGCTTTTGCAACGCCACGGGATGGACCTCTGATGGTGATAATATCTTCGTTTCTTGGGAAAAGAATTCGGACGTTGTACTTATCTTGTAGACGATTACGGTAAGCACCCTGAGGACCAAGTAAGTTGCGGTGATATTTGGGAGCGGCAATTAGCTCTTTTGTAATAATGTCTGcccatttcttggcctcagCAGCGATGAATACCTTGGCATGTTCCACATTGTATTGTAAACCAGTCAAAGTTACGGAGACAGGCTTTCCGCTCTCGCTTTCAGATGGCACATCAATTTGAATATCGTATTTCTGACGCAACTGCTGAGTGTTGGCACCTTTGGTCCCGATCAACCTAGATACAGCATTGGCAGGAATCTCAAtgacatctttgaatttttgAGAAGGCGCCTTGACGACGGACTCAATAGCCTTGTTTGCTATATTCACCGCTCTTTCGTT
The nucleotide sequence above comes from Torulaspora globosa chromosome 6, complete sequence. Encoded proteins:
- the MIC60 gene encoding Mic60p (ancestral locus Anc_1.288), with translation MLKSKSPSLVKHAVTKRSLASINTGTVRPAAPKSHPFRRFLVRSSVAISLFYAGGVALSQYNDDFGDLFVENVPFAETLVDSFESYRDATMSFHPLTLEELRNKFGGMLGGKVSSVPNEGVKAQDADESGLKATVPASIENKDVGSANSTAKNDAVLVYLNPISVALDSDLAASSKFGDLVKELNDTIKVINDQKIAVAKEQLSDITEAHQRLTVSVLEFNKDFDAAVREGVSAKTAEALKELTDKYERKLRDDETQLISKFRREFNNYKVELEERSSKQLAEDLKTNEQTLLAKHANEVALLSITQVEEFNKILKEKLDEERNGRLSHLKDLDTGVGKLLESVEKLNRILMKKEAVTQLTLTLEELRGKLQSSEPHALNIEPQLKQLKSLSDILPDKPKPCCKSKGLSPPLIDVAIAELDNLTAGTQILTNEQLYNRWNLLAADFKTASLLPPNAGILGHTFAKLCSFFLFTKEGSSPTNQDLDSVFSRVNENLRLSKLDKAVEEAVALQGWPHVLCQDWIKDARRKLEVEALVDVLDCELRTL
- the YPT52 gene encoding Rab family GTPase YPT52 (ancestral locus Anc_1.289), which translates into the protein MDCNSSGRSGNRVMLQFKLVLLGDSSVGKSSIVYRFVKDSFDEFRESTIGAAFLSQTIKISGSSEQSETVIKFEIWDTAGQERYKSLAPMYYRNANAALVVYDVTQQDSLTKARAWVNELKNKVGDEDLVICLVGNKIDLCDGDEDKRAVETGEARDYAAEQSLLFYEVSAKTGSGVRQIFESIGEKLYETKKDELAAARNRQMGSSKDQVNVQLQRPSTNDPTSCCY